A genomic window from Vagococcus sp. CY52-2 includes:
- a CDS encoding hydroxymethylglutaryl-CoA reductase, degradative gives MTNLFNKFYKKTRDERLSILLSEHYLDDKDYCLFKNNSPLDNDVANSLIENQLTQFPLPLGVALNFLIDGEEKIIPMVVEEPSVIAACSNAAKLARPNGFKTSIETYLKRGQIILTGVTNPNDAKKLILSQVDIIKEVADNAHPSIVKRGGGLKEITCDIFESENGDDTFLTVYLLVDVQKAMGANIINTILEGVTPLIVDLVGGEALMSILSNYNTESLVTSTCSIPFDKLGNQSTSGKNIAQRIEKATQYANLDTYRAVTHNKGIMNGIDSVVIATGNDPRAVSAAAHAYASKNGTYQSMTEWHVQDEYLVGKLTLPMSIGSVGGAISVLPMAQANLNMMSISTSEELARIIVSVGLAQNLAALKALVSDGIQKGHMKLHASSLAIQVGATGDEIEQVTEKLRQSPHMNTQTATDILNQLRQK, from the coding sequence GTGACGAATTTATTTAATAAGTTTTATAAGAAAACACGAGATGAAAGACTCTCTATCTTACTTAGTGAGCATTATCTAGACGACAAAGACTATTGCTTGTTTAAAAACAATTCACCTTTAGATAATGACGTGGCTAATTCTCTGATTGAAAATCAATTAACTCAATTTCCACTTCCTTTAGGTGTTGCACTGAATTTTCTGATTGATGGTGAAGAAAAAATCATTCCAATGGTTGTTGAAGAGCCTTCTGTTATAGCTGCTTGTAGCAATGCTGCTAAATTAGCTAGACCCAATGGTTTTAAAACATCTATCGAAACTTATTTGAAACGCGGGCAAATTATCTTAACAGGCGTAACGAATCCAAATGACGCTAAAAAGCTAATTTTGTCACAGGTTGATATAATTAAAGAAGTCGCAGATAACGCTCACCCATCAATCGTAAAACGTGGTGGCGGGTTAAAAGAGATTACTTGCGACATTTTTGAATCTGAAAACGGTGATGATACATTTTTAACTGTGTATTTATTAGTAGATGTCCAAAAAGCTATGGGAGCGAATATTATTAATACGATTCTTGAAGGGGTCACCCCACTTATTGTTGATTTAGTCGGTGGTGAAGCACTGATGTCTATTTTGAGTAACTATAACACCGAATCCCTTGTCACTTCGACTTGCTCGATTCCTTTTGATAAACTTGGAAATCAATCAACTAGTGGGAAAAACATTGCTCAAAGAATTGAAAAAGCCACTCAATATGCCAACCTCGATACATATCGTGCTGTCACTCATAATAAAGGCATCATGAATGGTATTGATTCTGTTGTTATTGCAACAGGAAACGATCCGCGAGCTGTCTCGGCTGCTGCTCATGCATATGCTAGCAAGAACGGTACGTATCAAAGTATGACAGAATGGCACGTGCAAGATGAGTACTTAGTTGGGAAACTGACTTTACCGATGTCAATTGGTAGCGTGGGAGGAGCTATTTCGGTTCTTCCTATGGCACAAGCAAATTTAAATATGATGTCTATATCAACGTCTGAAGAACTTGCTAGAATAATTGTTTCAGTAGGTCTTGCTCAAAACCTTGCCGCACTAAAAGCACTGGTTAGTGATGGTATTCAAAAAGGGCATATGAAATTACATGCAAGCTCTTTAGCTATACAAGTTGGCGCCACTGGGGATGAAATAGAACAAGTCACAGAAAAACTAAGACAGTCTCCCCATATGAATACCCAAACAGCCACAGATATTTTAAACCAATTAAGACAAAAATAA
- a CDS encoding TrkA C-terminal domain-containing protein: MVKHKKIILPKYQQVAIEIAERIDTNYYKVGDKIHARSTLANTFSVSPETARKAVNILVDVGIMEVKHGSGVIVASKEKATSFLSQYKDVQNIEEIKQDLLMNIQQQKKELDDLTDLANLLVSQTKKINHANPLLPSELLLTNEAKYLNQTIKDLNIWQETSATVVAILHDQQLLVSPGPYAKITAGDILYFIGDEFSKQRLSNFFYPSES, from the coding sequence ATGGTCAAACATAAAAAAATTATATTACCTAAGTATCAACAAGTGGCAATTGAAATTGCTGAACGAATTGATACGAATTACTATAAAGTTGGTGACAAAATTCATGCCAGATCAACTTTAGCTAATACTTTTAGTGTATCACCCGAAACAGCCAGAAAAGCTGTCAATATTTTAGTTGATGTTGGTATTATGGAAGTCAAACATGGCAGTGGTGTCATTGTAGCATCAAAAGAAAAAGCAACTTCTTTTTTATCACAATATAAAGATGTCCAAAATATTGAAGAAATCAAACAAGACTTACTAATGAATATTCAACAACAAAAAAAGGAATTGGATGACTTAACTGATTTAGCGAATTTACTTGTTTCTCAAACAAAAAAAATCAATCATGCCAATCCACTTCTTCCATCTGAGCTACTTTTAACAAACGAAGCAAAGTATCTCAATCAAACCATCAAAGACTTAAATATATGGCAAGAAACATCCGCAACAGTTGTCGCTATATTACATGACCAACAGCTTCTCGTATCACCTGGTCCTTACGCAAAAATAACTGCTGGTGACATTTTATATTTCATTGGAGATGAATTTTCAAAACAACGTCTCTCAAATTTTTTTTATCCATCTGAATCCTAG
- a CDS encoding glycine betaine/L-proline ABC transporter ATP-binding protein, whose amino-acid sequence MTKVKVENLTKIFGKKQQQQVALQMVKEKKSKTDIVKETGATVGVYDVNFDVKEGEIFVIMGLSGSGKSTLIRLINRIIEPTSGDIYIDGQDIAKLDKDELREVRRHKMSMVFQNFGLFPHRTILENTEYGLEVRGVEKEERQQRAEKALENSGLLTFKDQYPDQLSGGMQQRVGLARALANDPEILLMDEAFSALDPLIRREMQDELIELQDKVKKTIIFITHDLNEALRIGDRIALMKDGQIMQIGTGEEILTNPANDYVREFVEDVDRSKVLTAQNIMVPAITTNLDIDGPNVALQRMRSEEVSMLVAINKKRELLGTITADAAAEARKNKQTLHDVLDKNIITVEKDMLISDIFPLIYDSPTPLAVVDNEDNDRLLGVVIRGSVIEALAETTDENEVMDNE is encoded by the coding sequence ATGACTAAAGTAAAGGTTGAAAATTTGACCAAAATTTTTGGTAAAAAACAACAACAACAGGTTGCTTTACAAATGGTAAAAGAAAAAAAATCCAAAACAGACATTGTCAAAGAAACTGGGGCAACTGTTGGTGTATATGATGTTAATTTCGACGTCAAAGAAGGCGAAATTTTCGTTATCATGGGGCTTTCTGGTAGTGGTAAGTCAACATTAATTCGGCTAATTAATCGAATTATTGAGCCAACTTCTGGTGATATTTATATTGACGGACAAGATATTGCCAAACTTGATAAAGATGAATTAAGAGAAGTAAGACGTCATAAAATGAGTATGGTATTCCAAAATTTCGGCTTATTTCCACATCGTACAATTTTAGAAAATACAGAATATGGTTTAGAAGTTCGTGGTGTTGAAAAAGAAGAACGACAACAACGTGCCGAAAAAGCATTAGAAAATTCTGGTTTACTTACTTTTAAAGATCAATACCCTGATCAATTATCAGGTGGGATGCAACAACGTGTAGGATTAGCACGTGCCTTAGCAAATGATCCAGAAATCTTATTAATGGACGAAGCCTTTTCAGCTCTTGATCCATTAATTCGTCGTGAAATGCAAGATGAGTTAATTGAATTGCAAGATAAAGTGAAAAAAACCATCATCTTTATCACCCATGATTTAAATGAAGCTTTAAGAATTGGTGATAGAATTGCTTTAATGAAAGATGGTCAAATTATGCAAATTGGTACTGGTGAAGAAATCCTAACAAATCCAGCCAATGATTACGTCCGTGAATTCGTTGAAGATGTTGACCGTTCAAAAGTCTTAACGGCACAAAATATCATGGTGCCTGCAATAACAACTAATCTTGATATTGATGGACCAAACGTTGCCCTACAACGTATGAGAAGTGAAGAAGTTAGTATGTTAGTTGCTATAAATAAAAAACGTGAATTACTAGGTACTATTACAGCAGATGCTGCTGCAGAAGCTAGAAAAAACAAACAAACACTACATGATGTCTTAGATAAAAATATTATTACAGTGGAAAAAGATATGCTAATTAGTGATATTTTCCCTCTCATCTATGATTCTCCAACACCACTAGCTGTTGTTGACAATGAAGATAACGATCGCTTGTTAGGTGTTGTGATTCGAGGAAGCGTGATTGAAGCACTAGCTGAAACAACTGATGAAAATGAGGTGATGGATAATGAATAG
- a CDS encoding sulfite exporter TauE/SafE family protein encodes MVGWVYFFIIIFANSIGAVSGMGGGVIIKPLFDTLGFHDVLSISFYSTVAVLSMSIVSTIRQAQNGIKINWSFALWLSFGSVLGGIFGSLGLDKLVGIMPSEKIVSLVQIVLIVATLLFSYAYSKKHWRGYQLNSTISILGCGLFLGAIASFLGIGGGPLNVALLMMLFQVPIKDATVYSIITILFSQLSKVITISVSTGFSQFDLSLLIYIIPAGIIGGFLGAYLSKIVSSEKVTTIYQFVIIGVLFVNFYNAYKLFL; translated from the coding sequence ATGGTTGGTTGGGTTTATTTTTTCATTATTATTTTTGCAAATAGTATAGGTGCCGTATCAGGTATGGGTGGAGGAGTGATCATCAAACCATTATTTGATACATTAGGATTTCATGACGTATTAAGTATTTCATTTTACTCAACTGTAGCTGTTTTAAGTATGTCGATCGTCTCAACAATCAGGCAAGCACAAAATGGGATTAAAATAAATTGGTCATTTGCATTATGGCTATCTTTTGGTTCTGTCTTAGGTGGTATATTTGGCAGTCTTGGATTGGACAAATTAGTTGGTATCATGCCTTCTGAAAAGATCGTCTCATTGGTTCAAATCGTCTTGATTGTTGCAACGTTACTCTTTTCATATGCATATAGTAAAAAGCACTGGAGAGGGTACCAGTTAAACAGTACGATTTCTATTCTAGGATGTGGGTTATTTTTAGGAGCGATTGCTAGTTTTCTAGGAATAGGGGGAGGACCTTTAAATGTGGCTCTATTGATGATGCTGTTTCAAGTACCCATTAAAGATGCCACAGTATATTCTATTATTACGATTCTTTTTTCACAATTATCAAAGGTTATCACGATTTCAGTAAGTACCGGATTTTCTCAATTTGATTTAAGTTTACTTATATATATCATTCCAGCTGGTATTATTGGTGGCTTTTTAGGAGCCTATTTAAGTAAAATAGTATCGTCAGAAAAAGTGACGACAATTTATCAATTTGTGATAATTGGAGTTCTTTTTGTCAATTTTTATAATGCGTACAAATTATTCTTATAA
- a CDS encoding UvrD-helicase domain-containing protein, which yields MSEKIRQQEEDYLKSTYHQLQKTQKTLSEWLNETKQSGQTMMSKITEDIKLNVDGISDKLDSFSQIEMKNREIDQYNIKIRNGEVTLDKVNRLLENPYFGKIKVDFLDEEEPESFYIGMHGFSDANNDNLIYDWRSPIAELFYNNEIGPSLYNVRGNAIETSIEERRQFVIEKDKLITYFDTMVSIQDDVLLDALAKDDTKKMRDITATIQKEQNVIIRDTSTPYMLVNGVAGSGKTSAIMQRIAYLLYNMQDDITSDDVLILSPNKAFIQYVSDVLPSLGEKNPRNMTLLQFAQSYMRRHIESEENYFKRISKESVSKETEYLRDGQFIHYIKDNVYREFDSSKLFDDITLRDKTIISKEHIKQLFDETPNNSPHVDRVQGVKQRLLSSWNQRLIKQSRTKKIHDQVTSLTEEQQEKYFGHLIQDDSEKSLTRYAEQLLRKKYKKVTQQINRYRWLNQEILFNELFKGFSGVTYQRQMAPITLDEAIAILTITHYYVERLTMPNMRFVLVDEVQDYTPAQLQFLLLLFPKSDFTMVGDENQAIFNTNTPFKAIEALFTSDGKELTTYQLLTSYRSTGAITKAFNELSLSKNATIVPIRPQGDEPVLIQYNELSDINTIVTDILTELNGETLTIIVKTEDEKELLERWFDESLNVQVTSINLAKGLEFDNVLLWGASSEHYHDIRDQKILYTAFSRAMNRLYIAYDKNISPLLSYLF from the coding sequence TTGTCTGAAAAAATTCGACAACAAGAAGAAGATTATTTGAAATCAACGTATCATCAGTTGCAGAAAACACAGAAAACACTTAGTGAGTGGTTAAATGAAACAAAGCAATCTGGTCAAACGATGATGAGCAAAATTACAGAAGACATTAAACTAAATGTAGATGGCATATCTGATAAGTTAGATAGTTTTTCGCAAATAGAAATGAAAAATCGTGAAATTGATCAGTATAATATCAAAATTAGAAATGGTGAAGTCACTTTAGATAAAGTTAATCGATTATTAGAAAATCCATATTTTGGAAAAATTAAAGTCGATTTTTTAGATGAAGAAGAGCCAGAGTCTTTTTATATTGGGATGCATGGTTTTTCAGATGCTAATAATGATAACTTGATTTATGATTGGCGCTCTCCAATAGCTGAATTATTCTATAATAATGAAATAGGCCCTTCATTATATAACGTGAGAGGAAATGCCATTGAAACATCCATTGAAGAACGACGTCAATTTGTCATTGAAAAAGACAAGCTGATTACTTATTTCGATACGATGGTGTCGATTCAAGATGATGTATTGCTCGATGCTTTAGCAAAAGATGATACCAAAAAAATGCGGGACATCACAGCGACAATTCAAAAAGAACAAAATGTGATTATTCGTGACACAAGTACGCCTTATATGTTAGTCAATGGAGTGGCAGGTAGTGGGAAAACATCAGCTATTATGCAACGAATCGCGTACTTACTATATAATATGCAAGATGACATTACCTCTGATGATGTGTTGATACTGTCTCCAAACAAAGCGTTTATTCAATATGTGTCAGACGTATTGCCATCATTAGGAGAAAAAAATCCACGCAACATGACATTGTTACAATTTGCTCAAAGTTATATGCGTCGACATATTGAGTCAGAAGAAAATTATTTCAAACGAATTTCTAAAGAGAGCGTGTCAAAAGAAACAGAGTACTTAAGAGATGGTCAGTTTATTCATTACATAAAAGATAATGTTTATCGAGAGTTTGATAGTAGTAAATTGTTTGATGATATTACACTACGTGATAAAACGATTATTTCAAAGGAACATATCAAACAATTATTTGATGAAACACCAAACAATAGTCCGCATGTTGACCGAGTACAAGGAGTAAAACAACGCTTGTTAAGTAGTTGGAATCAACGTTTAATCAAACAATCTAGAACTAAAAAAATCCATGACCAAGTCACATCTTTAACAGAAGAGCAACAAGAAAAATACTTTGGGCATTTAATCCAAGATGATTCTGAAAAAAGCTTAACACGTTATGCTGAACAACTTTTAAGAAAGAAATATAAAAAAGTAACACAGCAAATCAATCGTTATCGTTGGCTAAATCAGGAGATTTTATTTAATGAATTATTTAAAGGATTTTCGGGTGTCACATATCAAAGACAAATGGCTCCTATTACGTTAGATGAAGCTATTGCAATATTGACGATTACACATTATTACGTAGAACGACTTACTATGCCAAATATGCGATTTGTCTTAGTGGATGAAGTACAAGACTACACTCCAGCACAGTTACAATTCTTACTGTTGTTGTTTCCAAAAAGTGATTTTACTATGGTGGGGGATGAGAATCAGGCTATTTTTAATACAAACACACCATTTAAAGCAATTGAAGCATTGTTTACCTCTGATGGTAAAGAATTAACGACCTATCAACTATTGACGAGTTATCGTTCGACAGGGGCTATTACGAAAGCATTTAATGAATTATCTTTATCAAAAAATGCAACAATTGTGCCAATCAGACCACAAGGAGACGAACCTGTGCTGATTCAGTATAACGAGTTATCTGATATCAACACAATCGTAACGGATATTTTAACAGAATTGAACGGCGAAACATTAACCATTATTGTTAAAACAGAGGACGAAAAAGAATTACTTGAACGTTGGTTTGACGAGTCATTGAATGTGCAGGTGACAAGTATTAACTTAGCTAAAGGTCTTGAATTTGATAATGTGCTACTCTGGGGTGCGTCAAGTGAGCATTACCATGACATTAGAGATCAAAAAATACTATATACAGCCTTTTCTCGTGCTATGAATCGACTGTATATTGCGTACGATAAAAACATCTCGCCACTTCTATCTTATTTATTTTAA
- a CDS encoding oleate hydratase gives MYTSNGNYEAFARPKKPERTDKISAVYLVGSGLASLSAAAFLIRDAQLPGNKITILEELPLPGGSLDGIDKDHYGFVIRGGREMENHFECLWDLYRSVPSLEVENASVLDEFYWLNKEDPNSSECRLIHSQGIQSDTDGKFTLTEKGLKEIISLCLTKEDDLQDKRIDEVFSQEFFDSNFWKYWCTMFAFENWHSAMEMRRYLMRFVHHIDGLADFSALKFTKYNQYESLVMPLVDYLTEQGVTVQYNTKVDNIIVNCSNNQKIAEKLELIVDGKEQTIELKEDDLVFVTNGSITESSTYGTQTTPAPIPSTEDLGGSWNLWKKLAEQCDEFGHPEKFCENLPSESWVISATITTLDKKIAPYLENISKRDPYSGRVVTGGIVYSEDSNWRQSYTINRQPHFKKQPKDELVIWFYALCSNKDGNYVKKPITSCTGEEIAKEWLYHIGVPVDKIDDLAKNSVNVIPTYMPFITSYFMPRANGDRPLVVPNGSKNLAFIGNFAETKRDTVFTTEYSVRTAMEAVYELMDVDRGVPEVFASAFDIRTLLRATYYLTDKKTLPEIKVPWLMSKVEKHELKKIQGTFVEELLKDNHLL, from the coding sequence ATGTATACAAGTAATGGAAATTATGAAGCATTTGCTCGACCAAAGAAACCAGAAAGAACAGATAAAATTTCAGCTGTTTATTTAGTAGGCTCAGGATTAGCCTCATTATCTGCAGCAGCTTTTTTAATCAGAGATGCTCAATTACCAGGTAATAAAATTACGATTTTAGAAGAGTTACCACTTCCAGGTGGATCTCTTGATGGCATTGATAAAGATCACTATGGTTTTGTTATACGTGGTGGTCGTGAGATGGAAAATCACTTTGAATGTTTATGGGATTTATATCGTTCAGTTCCATCGTTAGAGGTAGAAAATGCCTCAGTATTAGATGAATTTTATTGGTTAAATAAAGAAGACCCCAACTCATCCGAATGTCGCTTGATTCATAGTCAAGGTATTCAATCAGATACGGATGGAAAATTTACATTGACTGAAAAGGGATTAAAAGAAATTATCTCATTGTGTTTAACTAAAGAAGATGACTTACAAGATAAAAGAATTGATGAAGTCTTTTCACAAGAATTTTTTGACTCTAATTTTTGGAAATATTGGTGTACAATGTTTGCCTTTGAAAACTGGCATTCAGCAATGGAAATGCGTCGCTACTTAATGCGTTTTGTGCATCATATTGATGGATTAGCAGATTTTAGTGCATTGAAATTCACAAAATACAATCAGTATGAATCTCTGGTGATGCCATTAGTTGACTATTTAACTGAGCAAGGTGTGACAGTTCAATACAATACAAAAGTTGATAATATCATCGTGAATTGTTCTAACAATCAAAAAATAGCTGAAAAATTAGAATTAATAGTAGACGGTAAAGAACAAACAATCGAGTTAAAAGAAGACGATTTAGTGTTTGTAACAAATGGTTCAATCACTGAAAGTTCAACTTATGGTACACAAACAACACCAGCGCCAATTCCAAGTACAGAAGATCTTGGTGGTAGTTGGAATCTATGGAAAAAATTAGCTGAACAATGTGATGAATTTGGTCACCCAGAAAAATTCTGTGAAAACTTACCAAGTGAAAGCTGGGTTATATCAGCTACAATTACAACATTAGATAAAAAAATAGCACCATATCTTGAAAATATCAGTAAAAGAGATCCTTATTCAGGTCGTGTTGTGACAGGTGGGATTGTCTATTCTGAAGATTCAAATTGGCGTCAAAGTTACACTATTAATCGTCAACCGCACTTTAAAAAACAACCTAAAGATGAATTAGTTATCTGGTTTTACGCATTGTGTTCAAACAAAGATGGAAATTATGTGAAGAAACCAATTACCTCATGTACTGGTGAAGAAATAGCGAAAGAATGGTTGTATCATATCGGGGTACCCGTTGATAAGATTGATGATTTAGCTAAAAATTCTGTTAATGTTATCCCAACTTATATGCCATTTATTACGTCTTACTTTATGCCAAGAGCAAATGGTGATAGACCATTAGTTGTCCCAAATGGTTCTAAAAATCTAGCATTCATTGGAAATTTTGCTGAAACGAAACGAGACACAGTGTTTACAACAGAGTATTCTGTTAGAACAGCGATGGAAGCTGTGTATGAATTAATGGACGTTGATAGAGGCGTACCTGAAGTATTCGCATCAGCATTTGATATTCGAACATTACTTCGTGCAACTTATTATTTAACAGATAAGAAAACTCTCCCTGAAATAAAAGTACCTTGGTTAATGAGTAAGGTTGAAAAACATGAACTGAAAAAAATTCAAGGCACATTTGTTGAAGAGTTATTAAAAGATAATCATTTATTATAA
- a CDS encoding hydroxymethylglutaryl-CoA synthase, whose protein sequence is MVGIDKINFYTPNTYIKLEELANYRGVDPDKFTIGIGQSKMSVPPISQDTVSMAANAAYPLLTKNDLNNIDLIVVGTETGVDASKSVASFIHQLLDIHPFAKSVDLKQACYGATAGLMMAVDFVKLHPDKKALVIGSDISRYGLNSSGEVTQGAGAIAMIISSSPSILEIEEVSVSMTKSIFDFWRPNYSKTAIVDGKFSNEAYISFFSELWVEYSKRTNLSLEDFSAFCFHLPYTKMGKKALLPVLEKEAPKNKDLLLENYQYSTNYSRDIGNIYTGSLYLSFMSLIEHASSSLTATDRIGFFSYGSGAVAEIFTGKLVDGFKDSLLAAEHEKLLTNRMDLSIEDYTTMFTKELSIDSDGNHLFNQDKTDNGIFFFKGTDNHQRLYGKN, encoded by the coding sequence ATGGTTGGTATAGATAAAATAAATTTTTACACCCCAAACACATATATTAAATTAGAAGAACTAGCAAATTATCGTGGGGTAGATCCTGATAAATTTACTATAGGCATTGGACAATCAAAAATGTCTGTTCCTCCTATAAGTCAAGATACAGTCAGCATGGCTGCAAATGCCGCCTATCCTCTACTTACAAAAAATGATTTAAATAACATAGATTTAATCGTTGTTGGAACTGAAACAGGTGTCGATGCATCAAAATCAGTTGCTTCATTTATTCATCAACTACTAGACATCCATCCTTTTGCAAAATCAGTTGATTTAAAACAGGCATGCTATGGTGCGACAGCCGGTTTAATGATGGCTGTTGACTTTGTTAAACTGCATCCAGATAAAAAAGCATTAGTAATTGGATCAGATATTTCACGATATGGACTAAATAGTTCTGGCGAAGTCACACAAGGAGCTGGTGCTATTGCAATGATTATCAGCTCTTCACCTAGTATTTTAGAAATTGAGGAAGTATCCGTTTCTATGACAAAAAGTATTTTTGATTTTTGGCGACCAAATTATTCTAAAACAGCCATTGTCGATGGCAAATTCTCAAATGAAGCGTATATTTCTTTTTTCAGTGAGTTATGGGTAGAATATTCTAAACGGACTAATCTATCACTAGAAGATTTTTCTGCTTTTTGTTTCCATTTACCTTATACCAAAATGGGGAAAAAAGCTTTACTACCAGTTTTGGAGAAAGAGGCACCAAAAAACAAAGACTTATTACTAGAAAACTACCAATATAGTACAAACTACTCTCGTGATATCGGAAATATTTACACTGGTTCATTGTATTTAAGTTTTATGTCCTTGATTGAACATGCGTCATCTTCTCTTACCGCAACTGATCGCATTGGTTTCTTTAGTTACGGTAGCGGTGCTGTAGCAGAAATATTTACCGGAAAATTAGTTGATGGTTTTAAAGATTCTTTATTAGCAGCTGAACATGAAAAACTATTAACCAATAGAATGGATTTATCTATCGAAGACTATACGACGATGTTTACCAAAGAATTAAGCATCGATTCAGATGGTAATCATTTGTTTAATCAAGATAAAACAGACAATGGCATCTTTTTCTTTAAAGGTACTGATAATCATCAACGTCTGTACGGTAAAAACTAA
- a CDS encoding 50S ribosomal protein L25/general stress protein Ctc, whose translation MSVVLKVEERATRPRSIRRKLREEGRVPGAVNGNGIQNLSISVDARQLEKDIRENGLNAVYVLELDGKKISTLLHTYELDTFTKSWIHVEFLAVDMSQETEVEAELSLVGTSKGVKSGGILEQNLYSVIVSATPDKLPERVEVNIEDLEIGDSLVVADIPKHDEFTIITDAEEQICAVVEMAAPVEDEANDIVAEPELVNAKPEEA comes from the coding sequence ATGTCAGTAGTGTTAAAAGTAGAAGAAAGAGCAACTAGACCAAGATCTATCCGCAGAAAACTTAGAGAAGAAGGACGTGTACCTGGAGCTGTAAATGGTAACGGTATACAAAATCTATCAATTTCTGTTGATGCCCGTCAACTTGAAAAAGATATTCGTGAAAATGGATTAAATGCTGTTTATGTATTAGAGTTAGACGGTAAAAAAATTAGTACATTATTACATACTTATGAATTAGATACATTCACTAAATCATGGATTCACGTAGAATTCTTAGCAGTAGATATGTCTCAAGAAACTGAAGTAGAAGCTGAATTATCACTTGTTGGAACTTCTAAAGGAGTTAAATCTGGTGGTATTCTAGAACAAAACTTATATAGTGTTATTGTATCAGCTACTCCAGATAAATTACCAGAACGTGTTGAAGTAAACATTGAAGATTTAGAAATTGGAGATTCTTTAGTAGTTGCTGATATTCCTAAACATGATGAGTTTACAATCATTACAGATGCAGAAGAACAAATTTGTGCTGTAGTTGAAATGGCTGCTCCTGTTGAAGATGAAGCTAACGATATCGTTGCAGAACCTGAGTTAGTTAATGCTAAACCTGAAGAAGCTTAA